gaattttaaagactaacctgcgattttaaaggtcaaactgcaattttgccaaagCTTAACTGTGTAttcaaaaatcactttttcaaatcgtatattttaaaatcgcaccttttgaaattgcaaactcaaacagacccTTAATATAATATTGTTGGTCATAAAGTTTACCCAGCATCTTTTATTATACAACTGGGTTTATTTAGCTTCTGCATCCCAACGCAAAAAGCCATACGTTAGATTcacatatattaatatatttatatacttCTATTATGATCAGGAATGAATGATCCAGCAGGTGCATattataagacaaaaaaaaaaaaaaaacaacaacaacttGGATGAGAGAATTGAATTCATCCCACTCCAAAGCTATGGAGCTTGAAATCCAGCATAAACTTACATTGCACTGTGAGGCGCCTTGCAAGGAGAACACGGAGATCGATATTTGCTTCTGAACCACCCATAGTGCCAATAATAAAAAGCCTCCCATCAACATTTAAGCTCTCAATGTTTCGCTTTAAGTAGGATGCTCCAATATGATCCAGAATAACATCAACGCCTGTGCCATTGAACATTAGTGAGTTGTTTCTTCTCTCCAAATAATCATTGCACAAAGAATAATACAAGCATATCAATCTCTATAAACATTTGGGAAAAGTAAGGTTTTCATAGTAGAAAAAATACCTTTTCCATCTGTTTCTTCCTTCACCCGTTTAACAAAATCCTCTGTCTTGTAATTGATGCACACATCAGCTCCAAGTTTCTTGCAAAAAGCTAATTTTTCCTCACTCCCTGGCCATCAAgatttcaaataaatgaataCATGGGAACTAAACCTATGCATAAGAAGAAAAGTGATACTGGACCTGCTGTGACAAACACTCTTGCTCCTTGGTATTTAGCTATCTGAATTGCAAATGTACCAATACCGCTGGAGCCTCCATGAACCTGAAATTTCGATATTCATCATTTATGCAATGGAAACGCCTTGTCGATAAAAATTCACACAGGAAATTATCATTTTGgtcatgtatgtatatatggaAAAAGAGCTGCAACAGATGCTCCCGGTAAGTCAAAACACTAACATTTATGCATTGGAACATAAATTACCCTAACAATCATAAACcaggaaattgaaaaaaagaaaaaagaaagttggcttaaaaattaccaaaaatgtTTCCCCAGCAGATAGACGACTCATCATAAAAACAGTAGACCAAACAGTGCTTGCCACTTCAGGGAAGCCAGCAGCATCCTTCAACGAAACACCTTGTGGGACAGGAAAAACTTGTCCAGCGGGAACAGCAACCTTTTCTGCATAACCCCCTCCACTAAGAAGAGCACAAACCTGTATAGcatgaataattaaattcatgCCGTGTACTATTCAACTATGGTAAAATCATATTCTATCTACTAGTAACCCTGAAAAACCAAACTAACAGCAGCTCATATCTCCCATGGTCTTCAGCGGAACAAAGAAGAACTACAAagtaggggaaaaaaaaggaattatttTAAGAGGCTTAGCTCAATGAATGGCTGCCCGACCAAAAAGTTCGGGTTTTGGGATTGAAcccattaactaataattaCATCACGGAATCTCATAAACAGATCTACATCccccatttattttctcttctcaatTTCAAGCCAAATGCACATAAAGCCTGAACCCTAGGTCATAATATTCTTCATCACAATTATATCATTGTAAAGAACATGATAAACCCCTTAAAATTCaaggaaaatatatatgatatataagcATTAACCAAACAAAACTAGTTTATGATTTTACTCTTAGATTTTCATATGACCCCCAAATTAATCTTTCTAAAAGAAACACAAATTGAGAAAGAACCCACTAGGGCTACCACCAAAGTGAAACCAATTCAATTACTTAACTCAATTTTCAATCTTTCCAGCCACCCAAAACTCCATTTTCCCCTCTCATTTTCTCAGCAATCAAACAGAGCACCCAATACTtcaccaaacacaaaatgagggaaaaaaaaaaaaaaaaaaaaaaaaaaaccccattaGGCCACCACCCAAGTGAAACTAGTTCAAATATTTTACTCAAATTTTCCATCTTTCCTGACCCGACAGCAACCAAGCAGAGCACCAAAATACTTCACCTGATCCCCAACCTTCCAGCGCGAAACTCTTTCTCCGACGGCCTTGATGATCCCGGAACATTCGAGACCAAGGTACTCACTCGCACCCTTGGGGGGTGGGTACGTGCCTTTCCTCTGAAACGTGTCGGCCCGGTTCAGCGCCGTGGCCGCGACCTCGATCAGAACCTCATCGTCTCTGAGTTCCGGATCTTCTACCTCTTTAACTTGCAGCACTTCCGGCCCACCGGGACTGGTTACCACTATGGCCTTCATCTTTGACGTTGAAACTGAGACTCTGAGAGTAGACTTTCCTCTCTTTAGACAACTTTTAGCTTATACACTTTATTAATATAACCATGATCCCATACCAGGGGTACATCATTTGattcattttcatttctatttttatttttatttttctaagtgAAATGATTTATCTAACCCATGAAATATGTTAATTCCACAACAATTTTACACAACAATATTGATGTGTTCAACATTTTCATTTTGCAATTGTTATGTAAGAGttgtacaaataacatatttctaACGGCATAAACGAACCACGAGTAATCCGGTGCGACATGccccttttaaaattttcccttaaaaagtgtatatatatatatatatatatatatatatatatatatatatatatataattgggcCTAAAAATTAGACTTCACCCATTTCAAAACAGAAAGATATGTTATACAACCTAAAcctcatataaaaaaaaaaataaagtaaaccaGCTGTTTTAAATTTGGACATTTTGATCTTATTTTTTGGTGCTAAACATTCGTTAAGACTTTTTTTAGATGTAttttagacatttttttttttttgctgaatATATAGTAATATTAAATGGTAACTttataatagaaaaaagaaagaaagatgaattTGATGccattattgaaaaatattaggggtactaaattttttttatcaaaatatgagTACTAAAATGAAGTAGGGCTTATTCATTTGggatgatcaaaataattaataaaaaaaattgttacgagtatcaatgaataagctccataTCATCTTGAGTGTCTCTAACATTTCTCGACATTATTTACACCCattttttacaaatatatacatatttgaaCAAGATAATATGTGCTACCATATATTACTAAAAGCACCTGAAGGCGAATACAAGGaaagaggtacaagaccccccTAAACCTTAAGTCAGAAGCCAAGACTGACTTAAAGAATGTGCTTAAACAtaatacacaaatattacaaggacaCCAATTAGAGCAAGTCTATACAATTAAGCTTATACTAAATAAGATAAGAAGGCTGGTGTAATCTATCACAGACAACAAATAAGCTATGAAATATTCATGCATTACAAGTAGATACATTGTGAGCAACAGTAGACACAAGGGAATATGCAAAGCAGAAAAATTCACAACCACCAGCTTCGGGAAAGTCAACACCAAAGCCGACGCGTGTTGAGCACGCGCCTACTCTGTGATCCCTCCTTATAGCAGACACTTTCCAGCTACTCAAATCATCATCAACTGAGATTGGAGAAGTGGGTTGTGACCCTCACACGCAAGACCAAGGAAAAAGCTCCCCGGCACGTGCTGGCCATGCGCCAAACAAGGGAGAACCGCACGGTCATGGCTTGTGACTATTGGACTGAAGGAGGCCGGCAACCACCACATGGAGGCACGTGTTGTATGAGTCCGAGCCAAAATGCATAGATCTAGCCCCAATAAAAAAACCACTTATAAAGCACAACCAGAAATGCCTCGTTGGAGACACCACCGCCGtccaaaaaaccacaaaaccaaTAGCTTGAAACTCCTTAtgctagaaaagaaaaataaagagaaaacaagaaaagaaacacaacAAAGCTCCATAGCTAGCAGTTAGGAGAAAAACAGCCTCCCCCGGATTAGACCGGGAGGAACAAAAGGCTGGGTGCTAAGAACAAAAATTCTCagtgttattatatttgaacaccaatcatttctcAATTCTCAGTATAAAAATGTACTGTATGAGAAAAACAAAGTCCAATAAATACACAATTCCTGAGACCTGAGAGGAAAGTTTCTACTATCAGTGTCCAACGCCAAAGATGAAGGCCGTAGTGATAACCAGTCCCGGTGGGCCGGAAGTGCTGCAAGTGCAAGAGGTAGAAGATCCGGAACTCAGAGACGATGAGGTTCTGATCAAGGTCGCGGCCACGGCGCTGAACCGGGCCGACACGGAGCAGAGGAAAGGCGCGTACCCACCCCCCAAGGGTGCGAGTGAGTACCTTGGTGTCGAATGTTCCGGGATCGTCATAGCCGTCGGAGAAAGAGTTTCGCGCTGGAAGGTTGGAGATCAGGTGAAGTATTTTGGTACTCtgcttggttgctgagaaaatgagAATGAAAAAAGTGTCTGGAAAGATTGAAAATTTGAGTCAAATATTTGAACTAGTCTCACTTCGGGTGGTGGCCTAGtgtgttctttttgtttttctcattttgtgtttggtgaAGTAGTGCTCTGTTTGATTGCTGAGAAAATGAGAAGGAAAAATTTGCGTATTGGGTGCGTGGAAAGATTGAAAATCTGAGTTAAGTAATTGTAGTTCTTCTTTGTTCCGTTGAAGACTATGGGAGATATGAGCTGCTGTTAGTTTGGTTTTTCAGGGTTACTAGTAGTTAGAATATGATTTTACTATAGTTGAATAGTACACgacatgaatttaattatttatggtATACAGGTTTGTGCTCTTCTTAGTGGAGGGGGTTATGCAGAAAAGGTTGCTGTTCCCGCTGGACAAGTTCTTCCTGTCCCACAAGGTGTTTCGTTGAAGGAAGCTGCTAGCTTCCCTGAGGTGGCATCCACTGTTTGGTCTGCTGTTTTTATGATGAGTCGTCTATCTGCTGGGGAAACATTTTTGGTAATTTCTAAGCcagctttctattttttttttctttcacttcccTGGTTTATGATTGTTGGTGTAAGTTATGTTCCAATGCATAAATCTTAGTGGTTTGATTCACGGGGAGAAGCCGTTGCAGCTCTTTTtccatatatacatacatgacCAAAATGATAATTGCTTGTGCGAATCTTTATTGACATGGTGTTTCCATTGCATAAATGATGAATATTGAAATTTCAGGTTCATGGAGGCTCAAGCGGTATTGGTACATTTTCTATTCAGATAGCTAAATACCAAGGAGCAAGAGTGTTTGTCACAGCAGGTCCAGTATCACTTTTCTTCTTATGCATAGGTTTAGTTCCCATGTATTCATATATTTGAAATCTTGATTGCCAGGGAGTGAGGAAAAATTAGCTTTTTGCAAGAAACTTGGAGCTGATGTGTGCATCAATTACAAGACACAGGATTTTGTTAAACGGGTGAAGGAAGAAACGGGTggacaaggtttttttttccaCTATTAAAACCTTACTTTTCACAATTTTTATAAAGGGGTGCATCGcgtttttaatgagattgacttattacttatccattttttttttaatatatataaagattgatatgcttctattattctttttgaaaatgattatttGGAGAGAAGAAACAACTCACTAATGTTCAATGGCAGGTGTTGATGTTATTCTGGATACAATGGGAGCATCCTACTTGATGCGAAACATTGAGAGCTTAAATGTTGATGGGAGGCTTTTTATTATTGGCACTATGGGTGGTTCAGATGCAAAAATTGATCTCCGTGTTCTTCTTGCAAGGCGCCTCACAGTGCAATGTATGACAGTTTATACTGGGTTTTAAGTACCATATATAGCTTTGGTGTTGGATGAATTCAATTTTCTCTCACccaagttggttttttttttggtcttataATATGCACCTGCTGGATCATTCATTCCTTATCATAATAGAAGTATTTGAATATATGTGAATCTGGCGTATAGCTTTTTGCGTTGGGATGCAGAAGCTATATAAACCCAGCTGTATAATCAAAGATGCTGGGTAAACTTTCTGACCAACAATGCTATATTAAATCTCTCAAAGGATGCCCCTCTTCATAAGAAAGATATAATAACCGTCGCCGGAAGATGAATGTTTCTGGGTACTAAGAAAATTATGCCATCAATGGGGAAACTACGttttctcataaattattttctaagaAGGGGTATGGAAAACAATTTCTAAATCTTTTTGAATTCACAATAATGCAAAGTTGTTCCCTCAACATCCTTCTTTATCCTTTGATTGTATGTCCTGCATCTGTTTTGTATTTCATCTTGCATATCTGCTATTGGTACATGGATAGTTCCCACTTTTAATGGTAAAAGTGGTTTTGTATAGATAAATTTCCCATTGAGAACTCACTTGTTCCGAGAATCATTACTTTCtaagtatatatttttctctttttcttcctgcaGATAATTattgtcctttttcttttagtatGTATAATTTATGGCTTTATGCTTATGGTGGTTGTGTATGTAGCGGCTGGGTTGCGACACAGAAGTGCGGAAAACAAAGCTGTGATTGTTAATCAAGTTGAGAAGATTGTTTGGCCTGCAATTGTGGCGGGCAAGGTGAAGGCAGTGGTGCACAAGTCTTTTCCATTTTCTGAAGCAGCGGAGGCTCACCAGCTCATGGAAAGTAACAATCATATTGGAAAGATACTGCTTCTTCCATGATGCTGTGGATGATCTGCGACTCAAgtggatgattttattttagccTTGGTGtgtgttgatacagtttccagCATGGTGACGTGTTAGATGATGCTTTGCCTGAAGACTCGCTTTGTTCtttatgatctgcaaaataataaacactgcgtcggggggtGCCGACGATCCCCCTCCGATGCCAAAGTCAGATGATGGTTTGAATATGAGCAgagtaatttttagaagcatagaATAGCATGTACCTTAATATCTGAAGAGactctggtatttatagagattgaggagCAGCTAGGATTGTTCTTGGTTTGTGCGGGGATCGGTAGTTGAGGAAGACGTGACTTCGGGTGCACGGACATTTTGGGGTCCATGACCGCCTATTTCGGGTGCACAATCCTTTATGGGTGACATGTTTGTCAAGACAGTTTGGGCGCACGATCTAGTTATGTAtcgtgcgtcgtgtcccttaaatcTCGGGTAATACCGAGATGTTCGCGGATGGGTGTTACGATGTATCCGGGTCTACCACCCGAGTCGGGTGGTCAATTCGGTTGAACCGGTTGGGCccaaatgattttgatgggctttgataaactaatattttctcTAATAGTGTGCTTAACTCTGCGAAGCTTGGAGCTTTTATCAAGGTAAATGCGGTACCTTCCCCTACTCTTCCCTCACCCATGTGAGAAGTGACCCAATATTGAAACAAAAACATGGCTATCAAAAAGGCTTTCCACATTGTATTATTCCTCTCACTTAGGCCCTTACATGCTGCCAATGGCCCTTGGCTTAAATGATATTTCCTCCCCCGTTGGAATATGTGGCAGTTGAGGTCATGGATTTAAGGCCTATGCATGTatgtgtaacttaccaataaaaaaaaaacttgggccCATACTACATGCTTACCATcatttttatcttcttcattAGAGGATTCTTATTGGTTTTGAGATAGTTAATGAAAAATACATTCTACAAGTGTGTACAAGCGGTTGCGGTTAACGGTTATTACCTTTAACCGCTAATAACCGCCAACCATAACCGCCTTAGGCTGTTATTGAGTTTTCATAATTGCAATTGTCTTAGGCAGTTATTGCATTTTCATAACCGCAACCGCTC
This DNA window, taken from Alnus glutinosa chromosome 5, dhAlnGlut1.1, whole genome shotgun sequence, encodes the following:
- the LOC133868038 gene encoding uncharacterized protein LOC133868038 is translated as MKAIVVTSPGGPEVLQVKEVEDPELRDDEVLIEVAATALNRADTFQRKGTYPPPKGASEYLGLECSGIIKAVGERVSRWKVGDQVCALLSGGGYAEKVAVPAGQVFPVPQGVSLKDAAGFPEVASTVWSTVFMMSRLSAGETFLVHGGSSGIGTFAIQIAKYQGARVFVTAGSEEKLAFCKKLGADVCINYKTEDFVKRVKEETDGKGVDVILDHIGASYLKRNIESLNVDGRLFIIGTMGGSEANIDLRVLLARRLTVQSAGLRYRSPENKAVIVNQVEKVVWPAIVAGKVKPVVYKSFPFSEAADAHRLMESNNHIGKILLVP
- the LOC133869336 gene encoding uncharacterized protein LOC133869336; the encoded protein is MKAVVITSPGGPEVLQVQEVEDPELRDDEVLIKVAATALNRADTEQRKGAYPPPKGASEYLGVECSGIVIAVGERVSRWKVGDQVCALLSGGGYAEKVAVPAGQVLPVPQGVSLKEAASFPEVASTVWSAVFMMSRLSAGETFLVHGGSSGIGTFSIQIAKYQGARVFVTAGSEEKLAFCKKLGADVCINYKTQDFVKRVKEETGGQGVDVILDTMGASYLMRNIESLNVDGRLFIIGTMGGSDAKIDLRVLLARRLTVQSAGLRHRSAENKAVIVNQVEKIVWPAIVAGKVKAVVHKSFPFSEAAEAHQLMESNNHIGKILLLP